One part of the Humulus lupulus chromosome 9, drHumLupu1.1, whole genome shotgun sequence genome encodes these proteins:
- the LOC133802142 gene encoding protein MAIN-LIKE 1-like isoform X1 has translation MGKGARKPSIGAADSLNATGNFSTRFSLPSFLKQVKRLTDHQKEALQKTGFGNLLLIPNHRLNKSLLDELMRRWDDNKQAFVLPRGQISLTLFDIALILGLRVVGAPVSLDNCKVFGDLERNYGAVIWKRKITVTSLESKLDSLGDLYNDDFIRTFLLYTFGTFLFPNSNGTVDSRFVSYMEDVDSISRFSWGEAVLEDVSSWLRQRKTMNVQYVGGCLLFLQIWSFEHIDIARPALLGSSVSFPRVCQWDKSKLHSKQQIVSKFKDLQDYQVTQELQPTSLESEIVIIKELLEAQNNGKEHSEAENSCINFSIVIQDNNVGATPQLKNPLIIEVESLSERSSMNEGLSEIEVSLDKPEHNMSEDFTEIIEWPSTSGCLTKMHKKPKLVAPQNYVNAIIAIDDEEDLRTVVKMLEEKNMELEKEVYELRRENRLLRNNLLSCSQLEEKNVQLKGEIDELRSKNQHLSLSSNNLVVRLEKLLLDEDVCVNEDSNSIQD, from the exons ATGGGAAAAGGGGCGAGAAAACCTTCCATTGGAGCTGCCGACTCTCTCAACGCG ACTGGGAATTTTAGTACTCGGTTTTCTCTGCCTTCATTCCTTAAGCAAGTAAAACGACTCACGGATCATCAAAAGGAAGCCCTACAGAAAACTGGTTTCGGAAATCTGCTATTGATTCCTAACCATAGGCTTAACAAAAGTTTGTTAGACGAATTAATGAGGAGATGGGACGACAATAAACAAGCTTTCGTGCTCCCTCGAGGTCAAATTTCTCTTACTCTGTTTGATATCGCGTTAATACTTGGTTTGCGTGTTGTTGGTGCTCCAGTGTCCCTTGATAATTGTAAAGTTTTCGGGGATTTGGAAAGGAATTATGGTGCTGTTATATGGAAGAGGAAGATAACAGTTACGTCCCTAGAAAGTAAACTTGATTCATTAGGTGATCTCTACAACGATGATTTTATAAGAACCTTTTTACTGTATACGTTTGGGACTTTTCTTTTCCCTAATTCAAATGGAACGGTAGATTCCCGTTTTGTTTCTTATATGGAGGACGTGGACAGCATTAGCCGGTTTTCATGGGGTGAAGCTGTTCTTGAAGATGTGAGTAGCTGGTTACGTCAAAGGAAAACGATGAATGTTCAATATGTGGGTGGTTGTCTTTTATTTCTCCAA ATATGGTCTTTTGAGCATATTGACATAGCTCGGCCTGCCTTATTGGGCAGCTCTGTTTCATTTCCTCGTGTGTGTCAATGGGATAAAAGTAAACTGCACAGCAAACAACAGATTGTGTCAAAGTTTAAGGATCTACAGGATTATCAG GTGACTCAGGAGCTTCAACCAACTTCGTTGGAGTCAGAAATTGTCATAATtaaagagttattggaggcacAAAATAATGGAAAAGAACATTCTGAAGCAGAAAACTCTTGTATTAATTTCTCAATTGTTATT CAGGACAATAACGTGGGTGCCACGCCTCAATTGAAGAATCCACTGATTATTGAAGTGGAATCTTTGTCTGAAAGAAGTTCCATGAATGAAGGACTAAGTGAGATAGAAGTCAGTTTGGACAAACCAGAACATAACATGTCTGAGGATTTCACAGAAATAATAGAATGGCCATCTACATCTGGTTGCCTGACAAAGATGCATAAGAAACCAAAGCTAGTAGCACCACAAAACTATGTTAACGCAATTATTGCTATTGATGAC GAAGAAGATTTGAGAACTGTAGTAAAGATGTTGGAGGAGAAAAATATGGAATTAGAGAAGGAGGTATATGAGCTTAGAAGGGAAAATAGACTGTTGAGAAATAATCTGTTGTCTTGTTCACAGTTAGAAGAGAAGAATGTACAATTAAAGGGAGAAATAGACGAGTTGAGAAGTAAAAACCAACATTTGAGCTTGTCGTCAAACAATCTTGTCGTTCGACTGGAGAAACTTCTCTTGGATGAGGATGTGTGTGTCAATGAAGATTCAAATTCTATCCAAGATTAA
- the LOC133802142 gene encoding protein MAIN-LIKE 1-like isoform X2, whose amino-acid sequence MGKGARKPSIGAADSLNATGNFSTRFSLPSFLKQVKRLTDHQKEALQKTGFGNLLLIPNHRLNKSLLDELMRRWDDNKQAFVLPRGQISLTLFDIALILGLRVVGAPVSLDNCKVFGDLERNYGAVIWKRKITVTSLESKLDSLGDLYNDDFIRTFLLYTFGTFLFPNSNGTVDSRFVSYMEDVDSISRFSWGEAVLEDVSSWLRQRKTMNVQYVGGCLLFLQIWSFEHIDIARPALLGSSVSFPRVCQWDKSKLHSKQQIVSKFKDLQDYQVTQELQPTSLESEIVIIKELLEAQNNGKEHSEAENSCINFSIVIDNNVGATPQLKNPLIIEVESLSERSSMNEGLSEIEVSLDKPEHNMSEDFTEIIEWPSTSGCLTKMHKKPKLVAPQNYVNAIIAIDDEEDLRTVVKMLEEKNMELEKEVYELRRENRLLRNNLLSCSQLEEKNVQLKGEIDELRSKNQHLSLSSNNLVVRLEKLLLDEDVCVNEDSNSIQD is encoded by the exons ATGGGAAAAGGGGCGAGAAAACCTTCCATTGGAGCTGCCGACTCTCTCAACGCG ACTGGGAATTTTAGTACTCGGTTTTCTCTGCCTTCATTCCTTAAGCAAGTAAAACGACTCACGGATCATCAAAAGGAAGCCCTACAGAAAACTGGTTTCGGAAATCTGCTATTGATTCCTAACCATAGGCTTAACAAAAGTTTGTTAGACGAATTAATGAGGAGATGGGACGACAATAAACAAGCTTTCGTGCTCCCTCGAGGTCAAATTTCTCTTACTCTGTTTGATATCGCGTTAATACTTGGTTTGCGTGTTGTTGGTGCTCCAGTGTCCCTTGATAATTGTAAAGTTTTCGGGGATTTGGAAAGGAATTATGGTGCTGTTATATGGAAGAGGAAGATAACAGTTACGTCCCTAGAAAGTAAACTTGATTCATTAGGTGATCTCTACAACGATGATTTTATAAGAACCTTTTTACTGTATACGTTTGGGACTTTTCTTTTCCCTAATTCAAATGGAACGGTAGATTCCCGTTTTGTTTCTTATATGGAGGACGTGGACAGCATTAGCCGGTTTTCATGGGGTGAAGCTGTTCTTGAAGATGTGAGTAGCTGGTTACGTCAAAGGAAAACGATGAATGTTCAATATGTGGGTGGTTGTCTTTTATTTCTCCAA ATATGGTCTTTTGAGCATATTGACATAGCTCGGCCTGCCTTATTGGGCAGCTCTGTTTCATTTCCTCGTGTGTGTCAATGGGATAAAAGTAAACTGCACAGCAAACAACAGATTGTGTCAAAGTTTAAGGATCTACAGGATTATCAG GTGACTCAGGAGCTTCAACCAACTTCGTTGGAGTCAGAAATTGTCATAATtaaagagttattggaggcacAAAATAATGGAAAAGAACATTCTGAAGCAGAAAACTCTTGTATTAATTTCTCAATTGTTATT GACAATAACGTGGGTGCCACGCCTCAATTGAAGAATCCACTGATTATTGAAGTGGAATCTTTGTCTGAAAGAAGTTCCATGAATGAAGGACTAAGTGAGATAGAAGTCAGTTTGGACAAACCAGAACATAACATGTCTGAGGATTTCACAGAAATAATAGAATGGCCATCTACATCTGGTTGCCTGACAAAGATGCATAAGAAACCAAAGCTAGTAGCACCACAAAACTATGTTAACGCAATTATTGCTATTGATGAC GAAGAAGATTTGAGAACTGTAGTAAAGATGTTGGAGGAGAAAAATATGGAATTAGAGAAGGAGGTATATGAGCTTAGAAGGGAAAATAGACTGTTGAGAAATAATCTGTTGTCTTGTTCACAGTTAGAAGAGAAGAATGTACAATTAAAGGGAGAAATAGACGAGTTGAGAAGTAAAAACCAACATTTGAGCTTGTCGTCAAACAATCTTGTCGTTCGACTGGAGAAACTTCTCTTGGATGAGGATGTGTGTGTCAATGAAGATTCAAATTCTATCCAAGATTAA